From bacterium, a single genomic window includes:
- a CDS encoding EamA family transporter, producing the protein MSKKSYWPTLVIVILSVIWGSTWIAIKFGLEDLPPFLFGGSRFIIATILVWLMMKVWKITFPRDWESWKIMLILGLAQAGDYVFVFWGEQYISGGLGAILFATMPFFVVILNYFMADEHGVEPVQIVGIAISFIGVVLIFIKDMSLSDNSVWGGIAIIAASICGAFISVYAKLHANNIHSITNTFTQMLVSAVVLCTMGLILEDVNRFHLTMDGALSILYLGLFGSAIAFVLYMWVIKKVSVIEASVIPLTTPIAAVILGWAMRDEAMGINVIAGGILILAGVYLVNILKTQLMFRKKTAVSSGPAEVADVVNEAKI; encoded by the coding sequence ATGAGTAAAAAGAGCTATTGGCCGACGCTGGTGATCGTCATTCTCTCCGTCATCTGGGGCTCAACGTGGATTGCCATCAAATTTGGATTGGAAGATTTGCCGCCTTTCTTGTTCGGAGGTTCACGCTTTATCATCGCGACGATTTTAGTTTGGTTGATGATGAAAGTATGGAAGATCACGTTTCCTCGCGATTGGGAGTCGTGGAAGATCATGCTGATTCTTGGTCTCGCGCAGGCGGGCGATTATGTATTTGTATTTTGGGGCGAACAGTATATCAGCGGCGGGCTGGGCGCGATTTTGTTTGCGACAATGCCTTTTTTCGTTGTGATCCTTAATTATTTCATGGCCGATGAACACGGAGTCGAGCCTGTACAAATCGTAGGTATTGCAATTAGTTTCATTGGTGTTGTTCTGATTTTTATCAAAGATATGTCACTTTCAGATAATTCTGTATGGGGTGGCATCGCGATTATTGCTGCATCGATTTGTGGGGCGTTTATCAGCGTCTACGCGAAACTTCATGCCAATAATATTCATTCGATTACGAATACATTCACGCAAATGCTCGTATCGGCTGTTGTTTTGTGTACGATGGGATTGATTTTAGAAGATGTAAATCGATTCCATTTGACAATGGATGGCGCCTTGTCCATTCTGTATCTTGGTTTGTTCGGCTCTGCGATTGCGTTTGTTTTGTACATGTGGGTTATTAAAAAAGTTTCAGTGATTGAAGCTTCTGTGATTCCATTGACGACGCCGATTGCCGCTGTAATTCTAGGTTGGGCAATGCGCGATGAAGCGATGGGAATCAATGTGATTGCCGGAGGAATTTTGATTCTTGCAGGAGTATATCTTGTTAATATTTTAAAAACTCAATTGATGTTTAGAAAAAAAACAGCTGTTTCCTCCGGACCTGCAGAGGTTGCTGACGTCGTCAATGAGGCAAAAATTTAA
- a CDS encoding MOSC domain-containing protein has protein sequence MIGQIIQINVSSGGVPKRPVASAFVSFERVEGDDWRYKDVHGGAQQVILMIAQENIDTLAKTGFSIFPGALGENFTTTGIDYKNIRYGDVFKAGDTLEFRITKRRAPCRTILVYGAAIGEAIFDRAANEHDFRSEKWGMSGFYAEILKEGSVKTGDAIEKINRITSNE, from the coding sequence ATGATTGGTCAAATAATTCAAATTAATGTCTCTTCCGGTGGCGTGCCCAAGAGACCGGTTGCATCGGCGTTTGTCAGCTTCGAACGGGTTGAGGGTGATGATTGGCGGTATAAAGATGTGCATGGAGGGGCGCAACAAGTCATTTTGATGATTGCTCAAGAAAATATTGATACACTTGCAAAGACAGGCTTTTCAATATTCCCAGGGGCACTGGGAGAAAATTTTACGACGACCGGCATTGATTACAAAAATATTCGTTATGGCGATGTATTCAAAGCGGGCGATACTTTGGAATTTCGCATTACCAAACGCCGTGCGCCTTGCAGGACTATTCTAGTCTATGGTGCTGCGATCGGCGAAGCTATTTTCGATAGAGCTGCGAACGAACATGATTTTCGTTCTGAAAAATGGGGCATGTCCGGTTTTTATGCCGAAATACTGAAAGAAGGATCCGTCAAAACCGGTGACGCGATTGAAAAAATTAACAGGATTACCTCTAATGAGTAA